One Nostoc punctiforme PCC 73102 DNA window includes the following coding sequences:
- a CDS encoding LuxR C-terminal-related transcriptional regulator, producing MIALQALFHAIAQAEDEEALRSHIRAEMSEYFSATRCGLFFFAQIPLANSKLQKAVEIALSPQHNPVARYLLEHHAPVHEGLVVEPKTWRLICPRADHWHVMAGPIVSNGHLVGVVGFTRQQGMPTFDSQNLIDLSALCLHISTWVARVKSQHPLLLQTERLTPREMQIAQLVAQGQTNAEISAELWITENSVKQALKRMFRKLEVSSRTQMVAKLSTISK from the coding sequence ATGATTGCTTTACAAGCTCTATTTCATGCAATTGCTCAAGCTGAAGACGAAGAGGCGTTGCGATCGCACATCCGCGCAGAAATGAGTGAATATTTTTCAGCTACCCGATGTGGGCTGTTTTTCTTTGCTCAAATCCCTCTAGCTAACAGCAAGCTCCAAAAAGCAGTGGAAATTGCACTATCACCCCAACACAACCCAGTTGCACGTTACTTGCTAGAACACCATGCCCCTGTTCATGAAGGTTTAGTTGTAGAACCTAAGACGTGGAGGTTGATTTGTCCTCGTGCCGATCACTGGCACGTCATGGCAGGGCCAATTGTCAGCAATGGTCATTTAGTAGGCGTGGTAGGTTTTACTCGTCAGCAAGGAATGCCTACATTTGACTCACAAAATCTTATAGATTTGAGTGCGCTTTGTCTGCACATTTCTACTTGGGTGGCAAGGGTAAAATCGCAACATCCACTACTATTACAGACAGAGCGTTTAACGCCTCGTGAAATGCAAATTGCTCAGTTGGTGGCTCAAGGACAAACCAATGCAGAAATTAGTGCTGAACTTTGGATTACTGAAAACTCTGTCAAGCAAGCCTTAAAAAGGATGTTTCGCAAGCTTGAGGTTTCATCTCGAACTCAGATGGTTGCAAAGCTTTCCACAATTTCAAAATAG
- a CDS encoding site-2 protease family protein, producing MNGTIRVGNLFGIPFYIHPSWFLVLGLVTWSYSSGLAAQFPQLSAGLALLLGLMTALMLFASVVAHELGHSFVAIRQGIDVKSITLFIFGGLASLEKESKTPGEAFWVAIAGPIVSLLLCGIVTAIGITTTASGPLAAILGVLASVNLALALFNLIPGLPLDGGNILKAIVWKVTGNPYKGVTFASRVGQIFGWVAILSGVLPLVFFGNADNFWNLLIGFFLLQNAGNAAQFARVQEKLTGLTAEDAVTHDSPIVSGNLSLREFADERVISGQNWHRFLVTDDDGQLVGAIAVDNLRTVPTALWSETQVKEVMRPITESTTVQSDQPLLEVIQLLEEQKLSVLPVIRENGVLVGILEKAAIIQLLQSRTQPNPA from the coding sequence ATGAATGGCACAATTCGCGTTGGTAATCTCTTCGGAATTCCCTTCTATATCCATCCGTCATGGTTTTTAGTTCTGGGTTTGGTAACTTGGAGCTATAGCAGTGGACTGGCGGCACAATTTCCCCAATTATCTGCGGGATTAGCTTTGCTACTGGGATTGATGACAGCGCTGATGTTATTTGCCTCTGTCGTCGCCCATGAATTAGGCCACAGTTTTGTTGCGATTCGTCAAGGAATTGATGTCAAATCCATCACTCTGTTTATATTTGGCGGTTTAGCTAGCTTAGAAAAAGAGTCAAAAACCCCAGGTGAGGCTTTCTGGGTAGCGATCGCCGGGCCAATAGTTAGCTTACTACTCTGCGGTATCGTTACAGCTATTGGTATTACTACTACTGCATCAGGCCCGTTAGCAGCAATTCTTGGTGTTCTAGCTTCTGTTAACTTGGCGTTAGCCCTATTTAACCTGATTCCTGGTTTGCCATTAGATGGCGGAAATATACTGAAAGCTATCGTTTGGAAAGTTACAGGCAATCCTTATAAAGGTGTAACCTTTGCTAGTCGAGTTGGACAAATCTTTGGTTGGGTAGCAATTCTTTCAGGTGTACTTCCCCTAGTATTCTTTGGCAACGCCGATAACTTCTGGAACTTGTTAATTGGCTTCTTCTTGTTACAAAATGCTGGTAATGCGGCTCAATTTGCCAGAGTGCAAGAAAAACTCACAGGTTTGACTGCTGAAGATGCTGTAACTCATGACAGCCCCATAGTATCTGGTAATCTTAGCCTGAGAGAGTTTGCCGATGAGCGAGTCATCAGTGGACAAAACTGGCATCGGTTTTTAGTGACTGATGATGATGGACAATTAGTAGGTGCGATCGCAGTTGATAATTTACGAACTGTCCCAACAGCACTGTGGTCAGAAACTCAAGTAAAAGAAGTCATGCGACCAATTACCGAATCTACCACAGTCCAATCTGATCAACCTCTGCTAGAAGTCATACAGTTACTCGAAGAACAAAAGCTATCTGTGCTTCCTGTAATTCGTGAGAACGGCGTTCTAGTTGGAATTTTAGAAAAAGCTGCAATTATCCAGCTGCTTCAAAGCCGAACTCAACCAAACCCTGCATAG
- a CDS encoding DUF6220 domain-containing protein yields the protein MTLNSAIDDTQISGRWIQISFFIAVVFFNLCLATQVFSVGLAYFYNSDWWNLHILLVRGYSGLSIILLIWVFSMPFPSRVQSLTASIPVLLGLQFLTIHLKTSFPLAVFHPLIGFSLFSVSTTLVHRTSQIVFPNHNQDSIGKFQFF from the coding sequence ATGACTCTAAATTCTGCCATTGATGATACACAGATATCCGGGCGCTGGATTCAAATCAGTTTTTTTATCGCAGTAGTGTTTTTCAATCTCTGTTTAGCAACCCAGGTATTCAGTGTTGGACTGGCTTACTTTTACAACTCTGATTGGTGGAACCTACATATTTTGCTCGTGCGAGGATATAGCGGACTCTCAATAATTTTGTTGATATGGGTGTTTTCGATGCCGTTTCCTTCAAGAGTTCAGAGCCTGACAGCAAGCATCCCAGTTTTGCTGGGACTGCAATTTCTCACAATTCACTTGAAGACTTCTTTTCCTTTAGCTGTCTTTCATCCACTCATCGGCTTTTCTTTATTTTCTGTTTCCACAACCCTAGTTCATCGGACATCGCAGATTGTATTTCCCAACCATAACCAAGACTCAATAGGTAAGTTTCAATTCTTTTAG
- a CDS encoding Uma2 family endonuclease yields the protein MIAQPETKHYTVEEYLELEIASDIRNEYRDGEIIPMTGGTPDHNDITSNLVAILKAALRGKPYRVFILDQRLWIPDANLYTYPDAMVLPKPLELQTGRKDTVVNPCFIAEVLSKSTQNYDRGDKFVAYRQIPTFQEYLLIDQYRIHVEHHVKTAAHQWLFSEYDDPTVTLSLNTFELQIQIAELYENIDFSNV from the coding sequence ATGATTGCTCAACCTGAGACAAAACACTACACCGTTGAAGAGTATTTAGAACTTGAAATCGCCTCAGACATCCGCAACGAATACCGTGATGGAGAAATTATTCCAATGACTGGTGGAACCCCAGACCATAATGATATTACCAGCAACCTTGTGGCTATCCTGAAAGCAGCATTGCGGGGAAAGCCCTATCGTGTATTTATCCTGGATCAACGACTCTGGATTCCCGATGCAAATCTCTATACTTACCCTGATGCGATGGTTCTGCCCAAACCCTTAGAACTTCAAACTGGACGCAAAGATACCGTGGTGAACCCTTGCTTTATCGCTGAAGTGTTGTCTAAGTCCACCCAAAACTATGACCGTGGTGATAAATTTGTTGCCTATCGTCAAATTCCTACCTTTCAAGAATATTTGCTGATCGATCAATATCGCATACACGTTGAGCATCATGTCAAAACAGCCGCTCATCAGTGGCTATTTTCAGAATACGACGATCCAACTGTCACCCTTTCTTTGAATACCTTTGAGTTGCAAATTCAAATTGCAGAACTTTACGAAAATATCGACTTTTCAAACGTTTGA
- a CDS encoding sulfurtransferase, whose protein sequence is MSQYADPSVLVDTQWLENHLNDPNVRIIEVNMSPEPYKNAHIPGAVFWNIFTDLLLPDLKLNLDAIAFERLMARSGITNNTTVIAYGSYPGTGAWIFWLLQVFGHENVKVLNGGYQKWKSEDRPLATELSTFPATDYRARATDPHLRVLHNEVQASIGRSDVYDGLRLRVLLDVRTIQEYCGEWFFDQPPKEGQLTGHIPGAVHLEHTLTLNEDGTFKSFDELKNLYTSKGITADKEVFPYCTIGARSGYIWFVLKYLLGYPNVRNYDGSWNEWSRLPDVAIEK, encoded by the coding sequence ATGTCTCAATATGCTGATCCATCCGTTCTTGTTGATACCCAATGGCTGGAAAATCATCTCAACGATCCAAACGTCCGCATTATTGAAGTGAATATGAGTCCAGAACCGTACAAAAATGCTCACATCCCTGGTGCTGTCTTCTGGAACATCTTTACAGACTTACTATTGCCCGATTTGAAACTGAATTTGGATGCGATCGCTTTTGAGAGGCTGATGGCACGTTCAGGTATCACAAACAACACAACAGTAATTGCTTATGGCAGTTATCCTGGAACTGGAGCCTGGATTTTCTGGCTTTTGCAAGTCTTTGGGCATGAAAATGTAAAAGTTCTCAATGGTGGCTACCAGAAATGGAAGTCAGAAGATCGTCCACTAGCAACTGAGTTATCCACGTTTCCTGCTACTGATTACCGTGCCAGAGCTACTGATCCTCATCTGCGAGTATTACATAATGAAGTTCAGGCATCGATTGGTAGAAGCGATGTCTACGACGGGCTACGCCTACGCGTGTTGTTAGATGTCCGAACAATTCAAGAATACTGTGGTGAGTGGTTTTTCGATCAGCCACCAAAAGAAGGTCAACTTACTGGTCATATTCCAGGTGCAGTGCATCTTGAGCATACCTTAACTCTGAATGAGGATGGAACTTTTAAATCATTCGACGAATTGAAAAATCTTTATACCAGTAAGGGCATTACGGCTGATAAGGAAGTTTTTCCCTACTGTACTATCGGTGCGCGTTCTGGATATATCTGGTTTGTGTTGAAGTATTTATTAGGTTATCCGAACGTTCGCAATTACGATGGCTCTTGGAATGAGTGGAGTCGTCTACCTGATGTAGCTATAGAGAAGTAG
- a CDS encoding type II toxin-antitoxin system RelE family toxin: MTDQPFIQVEASATFNRNLRTLAKKYRSIRNDIQPVIEQLQQGELPGDQIPGVSYAIFKLRVRNSDAQKGKSGGYRLIYYVKTATGIILLTVYTKSEQVDIAAKDIQSIIAEYEQQTINDEERDI; the protein is encoded by the coding sequence ATGACTGATCAGCCTTTTATTCAAGTTGAGGCTTCTGCAACCTTCAACCGAAATCTACGCACTCTTGCTAAGAAATATCGCAGTATTCGGAATGATATACAACCTGTTATCGAACAACTTCAGCAAGGAGAGTTGCCAGGAGATCAAATACCTGGTGTTAGTTATGCAATCTTCAAGTTGAGAGTCCGAAATAGCGACGCTCAAAAAGGTAAAAGTGGTGGCTATCGTCTTATTTATTACGTCAAAACAGCAACTGGAATCATTCTGCTTACTGTTTATACCAAATCAGAACAAGTTGATATTGCAGCAAAGGATATTCAGAGCATCATTGCAGAATATGAGCAACAGACAATCAATGATGAAGAAAGGGATATATAA
- a CDS encoding IS5 family transposase (programmed frameshift) — MPAESFELPFEGKLSSDNRWVIMADLIPWTEFESEYSAGFSAEIGAPAKSFRMALGALIIKEKLGISDRETVEQIKENPYLQYFIGMSSYSNKTPFDASMLVHFRERISAELVNNVNQEMVKKMLELASSIDTEKKTEDARELANAALSTEKAAEQGNTLRNRGKLILDATCVPSDISYPTDLNLLNQARKQTERIIDLLYEQIKGILEKKPRTYREIARKDYLEVAKKRRVSQKERRKAIKKQLQYIKRNLSYIDQLIVAGASLKSLTNRQYKMLLVVAEVYRQQLWLYENKKQSIDDRIVSLSQPHIRPIVRGKAGKAVEFGAKLSASYFDGYAFLDHIRWDNFNESGDLKTQIESFKNYTGYYPESVHVDKIYRKRENRSWCKERGIRISGVPLGRPPKNVSKEKKKQALQDERIRNCIEGKFGQAKRRFSLSRVMAKLPHTTLTVIAITFLVMNLSTHLSRFFCAFLCLFWKNRHFLAIDITKHYDFASYRQQKLIFNLA, encoded by the exons ATTCCAGCAGAAAGTTTTGAGCTTCCATTTGAGGGAAAGTTATCATCAGATAATCGTTGGGTAATTATGGCCGATTTAATACCCTGGACAGAATTTGAGTCGGAATATTCTGCCGGATTCTCCGCAGAGATAGGGGCACCAGCAAAGTCATTTCGGATGGCGTTAGGTGCATTAATAATTAAAGAGAAACTAGGTATAAGCGACAGGGAAACAGTAGAGCAAATCAAGGAGAATCCTTATTTACAGTACTTTATAGGGATGTCATCTTATAGTAACAAAACTCCATTTGACGCATCCATGTTAGTACATTTTCGAGAAAGAATCAGTGCAGAACTAGTCAATAATGTGAATCAAGAAATGGTTAAGAAGATGCTAGAGTTAGCATCTTCTATTGACACCGAAAAAAAAACAGAAGACGCTCGCGAACTCGCTAACGCTGCGCTATCGACAGAAAAAGCAGCAGAACAAGGTAATACGCTAAGAAATCGAGGGAAATTAATATTAGATGCGACTTGTGTGCCTAGTGATATCAGCTATCCAACAGATTTAAACCTATTAAATCAAGCGAGAAAACAGACAGAAAGAATAATTGACTTGCTTTATGAACAGATAAAGGGAATATTAGAGAAAAAACCAAGGACTTACCGAGAAATAGCTAGGAAAGACTACTTAGAAGTAGCTAAAAAACGTCGTGTATCTCAAAAAGAGAGGAGAAAAGCGATTAAAAAACAACTCCAATATATTAAAAGAAACTTATCCTATATTGACCAGCTAATTGTAGCAGGAGCATCTCTAAAAAGTTTAACTAATAGACAATATAAGATGTTGCTGGTAGTCGCAGAAGTATATCGTCAACAACTATGGCTGTATGAAAATAAAAAGCAGAGCATTGATGACCGTATTGTAAGTTTAAGCCAACCACATATCCGTCCAATTGTCCGAGGAAAAGCGGGTAAAGCCGTGGAATTTGGCGCTAAACTATCTGCTAGTTACTTTGATGGATATGCATTTTTAGACCATATTAGATGGGATAACTTTAATGAATCAGGAGACTTAAAAACACAAATAGAATCCTTTAAAAACTACACTGGATATTATCCAGAATCTGTTCATGTTGATAAAATTTATCGC AAGCGAGAAAACCGATCTTGGTGCAAAGAAAGAGGTATTAGAATCAGTGGAGTTCCTTTAGGAAGACCGCCAAAAAATGTGAGTAAAGAAAAAAAGAAGCAAGCTTTACAAGATGAGAGGATTCGTAATTGTATTGAAGGCAAATTTGGACAAGCTAAAAGAAGATTTAGCTTGAGTAGAGTAATGGCGAAACTTCCTCATACAACTCTAACTGTGATTGCTATTACTTTTTTAGTCATGAATCTTTCTACTCACCTGTCACGGTTTTTTTGTGCCTTTTTATGTCTATTTTGGAAAAATAGACATTTTTTAGCGATTGACATAACCAAGCATTATGATTTTGCTAGCTATAGGCAACAAAAACTTATCTTTAACCTTGCTTAA